A single Lactuca sativa cultivar Salinas chromosome 8, Lsat_Salinas_v11, whole genome shotgun sequence DNA region contains:
- the LOC111906212 gene encoding uncharacterized protein LOC111906212, translated as MASSLAARQAAAFLRLSSPRSASQAASLIQRRGLAGAADPHGTPKVDFWKDPMSPSKWKEEHFVIVSLTGWGVFIYGGYKLFSGGKKEEKPVAA; from the exons ATGGCCTCATCCTTGGCGGCTCGTCAAGCTGCAGCTTTTCTCCGACTTTCTTCTCCTAGATCAGCTTCTCAAGCCGCTTCCCTTATACAGCGCCGTGGCCTCGCTGGCGCCGCCG ATCCTCATGGAACACCGAAGGTTGACTTCTGGAAAGATCCAATGAGTCCGTCTAAGTGGAAGGAAGAGCAT tTTGTTATTGTCTCTTTAACGGGTTGGGGAGTATTTATTTATGGTGGATACAAGCTCTTCTCTGGAGGAAAGAAGGAagag AAACCAGTGGCAGCATGA